A genomic stretch from Malus domestica chromosome 15, GDT2T_hap1 includes:
- the LOC103446502 gene encoding uncharacterized protein, with translation MMGRRVGSAYVVLYVLVCQLFVSNLGDYVSGSESGEYASAIGDPGMRNPNVRVALEAWNFCNEVGSEAPGMGSPRLADCADIHCPTVTTTEPMDRTPHDVESKCVLHHRVNESDNNLRAGDMFPLRDFKSYTDPDLYATEKELYLASLCEVHNSSDPWQFWMVMLKNGNFDKNTTLCPENGKHLSKIVTDRNFPCFGEGCMNQPLVYHNYSRLVSDGYQKLSVTGGFYGTYDLDADLTKGIGKNSYFSVSWQKNLSTGSWIFSQRLTTSSKYPWLMLYLRADATKGYNGGYHYDGRGVMRKLPVSPHFKVRLTLDVKRGGGRNSQFYMPDIGSCWKNNGKPCDGNVLTDVTRYSEMIINPETTSWCRPDNLVSCPPYHVTVSGDIIYRNETSRFPYSAYHLYCVPGNAEYLEKPYDICDPYSNPQAQELVQILPHPEWAVHGYPGKKGNGWVGDPRTWELDVGALSSRLYFYQDPGTKPAERVWSSINVGTEIYVSNSGETAEWTVSDFDVLVPEGVGGGYSSY, from the exons ATGATGGGTCGCCGTGTCGGGTCAGCTTATGTTGTTCTTTATGTTCTTGTTTGTCAACTGTTCGTGTCGAATTTGGGTGACTATGTGTCGGGCTCGGAGTCGGGCGAGTACGCGTCGGCAATAGGAGACCCGGGAATGAGGAACCCAAATGTGAGAGTTGCGTTGGAAGCTTGGAACTTCTGCAATGAAGTTGGAAGTGAAGCGCCCGGCATGGGCAGCCCCAGGCTCGCTGATTGTGCTGATATCCATTGTCCCACTGTTACTACTACTG AACCTATGGATCGGACCCCTCATGATGTGGAGAGTAAGTGTGTACTTCATCACAGAGTTAATGAATCAGACAACAACTTAAGGGCTGGCGATATGTTTCCCTTAAGGGATTTTAAGTCATACACAGACCCTGACTTGTATGCAACGGAAAAGGAACTGTATCTTGCTTCTTTATGCGAGGTTCATAATTCATCGGATCCATGGCAGTTTTGGATGGTCATGCTTAAGAATGGAAATTTTGACAAGAACACTACTCTTTGTCCTGAAAATGGCAAGCACTTAAGCAAAATTGTAACAGATAGGAACTTTCCATGTTTCGGTGAAGGTTGCATGAACCAGCCACTCGTGTACCATAACTACTCAAGATTGGTTTCTGACGGTTACCAAAAATTGTCTGTGACTGGAGGATTTTATGGAACGTATGATCTTGATGCTGATTTGACCAAAGGTATAGGAAAGAACTCCTACTTTTCGGTCTCCTGGCAGAAAAACTTGAGCACAGGAAGTTGGATTTTCTCGCAGAGGTTGACAACATCTTCAAAGTATCCCTGGCTTATGTTGTATCTGCGTGCAGATGCAACAAAAGGATATAATGGTGGTTACCACTACGATGGTCGTGGCGTCATGAGAAAG CTGCCAGTGTCTCCACATTTTAAAGTACGATTAACACTTGATGTTAAACGTGGAGGGGGGCGAAACAGTCAGTTTTATATGCCTGATATAGGAAGCTGTTGGAAGAATAATGGAAAACCATGTGATGGTAATGTTCTGACAGATGTAACTAGATATAGTGAAATGATAATAAATCCAGAAACTACAAGCTGGTGTCGGCCAGATAACCTTGTCTCCTGCCCGCCTTACCATGTTACTGTTAGCGGTGACATTATATACAGAAATGAAACATCTCGGTTTCCATATTCTGCTTACCATCTCTACTGCGTTCCTGGGAATGCTGAATATCTGGAGAAACCATATGATATATGTGACCCATATAGCAATCCACAAGCACAGGAATTGGTGCAAATTCTTCCGCATCCGGAATGGGCTGTACATGGCTATcctggaaagaaaggaaatggatgggTTGGCGACCCCAGGACATGGGAGCTTGATGTGGGTGCCCTCTCTAGCCGGTTGTACTTCTACCAG